One window of the Sciurus carolinensis chromosome 8, mSciCar1.2, whole genome shotgun sequence genome contains the following:
- the LOC124991965 gene encoding olfactory receptor 9A4 — protein MDNHSSATEFCLLGFPGSQELHSFLFALFFFFYSVTLMGNMVIIMIVCVDRRLQSPMYFFLVHLSVLEILITTIIVPVMLWGLLLPGMQTISLTGCVVQLFLYLAVGTTEFALLGAMAVDRYVAVCNPLRYNIIMSSRTCNSVVIVSWVFGFLSEIWPVYATFQVTFCKSNLLDHFYCDRGQLLKLSCDDTLFMELILFLMAVFIIIGSMVPTIVSYTYIISTILKIPSASGQRKAFSTCASHFTFVVIGYGSCLFLYVKPKQTQAAEYNRVASLLVSVVTPFLNPFIFTLRNDKVKEALRDGVKRCFQLLKD, from the coding sequence ATGGACAATCACTCCAGTGCCACTGAATTCTGCCTTCTAGGCTTTCCCGGGTCCCAAGAACTACACAGCTTTCTTTTTgctctattctttttcttctattccgTGACGCTAATGGGAAACATGGTCATCATCATGATTGTCTGTGTGGACAGACGTCTCCagtcccccatgtacttcttcctcgtCCACCTCTCTGTCCTGGAGATTCTGATCACAACCATAATCGTACCTGTGATGCTTTGGGGACTGCTGCTCCCTGGGATGCAGACAATATCTCTGACGGGCTGTGTTGTCCAGCTCTTCCTGTACCTTGCAGTGGGGACCACGGAGTTTGCTCTGCTTGGAGCCATGGCTGTGGACCGTTACGTGGCCGTGTGTAACCCTTTGAGGTACAACATCATCATGAGCAGCCGCACCTGCAACTCTGTGGTCATTGTGTCGTGGGTGTTTGGGTTCCTTTCTGAAATCTGGCCAGTTTATGCCACATTTCAGGTTACCTTCTGCAAATCAAATCTGCTAGACCATTTCTACTGTGACCGAGGACAGTTGCTCAAACTATCCTGTGATGATACTCTTTTCATGGAGCTTATTCTTTTCTTGATGGCTGTTTTCATTATCATTGGTTCTATGGTCCCTACGATTGTCTCCTACACCTACATCATCTCCACCATCCTCAAGATCCCCTCGGCCTCTGGCCAGAggaaagccttctccacctgtgcctcccacttcACTTTCGTTGTGATTGGCTACGGCAGCTGCCTGTTCCTCTACGTGAAACCCAAGCAAACGCAGGCGGCCGAGTACAACAGGGTAGCATCACTGCTGGTTTCCGTGGTGACGCCTTTCCTGAACCCTTTCATCTTCACCCTCCGCAACGACAAAGTCAAAGAGGCCCTTCGGGACGGAGTGAAACGCTGCTTCCAGCTCCTCAAAGATTAG